The Vibrio alginolyticus NBRC 15630 = ATCC 17749 genomic sequence TGGGCAGAGCAACCAGATTACTCTGAGCCACCTCTACGCATCAACGGCAACGCTGATCACTACGATCACCGTGTAGACGAAGACTACTTCAGCCAAGCGGGTGACCTATTCCGTCTGATGAGTGAAGAGCAACGTCAAACTCTGTTCGACAACACAGCTCGCGCAATGGACGGTGTGCCAGAGTTCATCCAACAGCGCCACGTTCAACACGCATACCAAGCGGACGAAGCGTACGGCAAAGGTCTTGAAATTGCACTAGGCTTAAACAAGTAAGCGAACGCTGCAATCATTACACTGTGTGATTTAAAGACGAAAAAAAGGAGGTGCTCTACAGCACCTCCTGATTTCAAATCACTAATCCTTAATCACAAGTCACAAAACATGCTCAAGGTGATTCATTATGATTAACTTAGATTTCTTTAAGCTCTTTGATACCAAAGAACTGTTTATCTATTACTGATTCATCAACTACTGATTTTTAGCTACCGCTTTGATCAGTACTGATGTATCCATGCGACCTAAACCATCACGTTGAAGGTCTGCGTATTGCTCATCCACCTTCTTAGTCAGTGGAAGTTCTAGACCCACTCGCTCAGCTTCTTGCAGACAGAAACCTAAGTCTTTGCGCATCCAATCAATAGCGAAGCCAAAATCGAACTTGTCTTCAGCCATCGTATTTGCGCGGTTTTCCATCTGCCAAGAACCTGCAGCGCCATGCTTAAGTGTTTCTACAACTTGAGCAATGTCCAAGCCTGATTTTTGTGCTAGCAACAAAGCTTCACTCAGACCTTGTAAAACGCCTCCAATACAGATTTGGTTTACCATCTTACAGCGTTGACCCTGACCGTTTTCACCCAGTAGCGTCATCTGCTTCGCGTACACATCCATCGCCGGAGACACACGGTCAAAAATGCTTTGTTCACCACCACACATGATGGTTAGAACACCATTTTCTGCGCCCGCTTGACCACCAGAAACTGGCGCATCAATAAAGTGATTACCGTACTTAACACACGCTTCAGCCAGCTCAACCGCTAGGTCTGCAGAAGTGGTCGTGTGATCGACTAGCACTGCGTCCGCTTTCAAGCCGACCAGAATGCCCTCTTCACCGTAAACAACGCTACGAACGTCATCATCATTACCCACACAGGTAAAAACGATGTCACAGCCTTCCGCCGCTTCACGTGGTGTTTCACAAGCTACGCCTTGGTATTCTTCAGCCCATTTGTCTGCTTTCGCTTTTGTGCGGTTGTATACTTTGGTTTCAAAGCCCGCTTTACTTAGGTAACCAGCCATTGGGTATCCCATCA encodes the following:
- a CDS encoding NAD(P)-dependent oxidoreductase: MEKQRVAFIGLGVMGYPMAGYLSKAGFETKVYNRTKAKADKWAEEYQGVACETPREAAEGCDIVFTCVGNDDDVRSVVYGEEGILVGLKADAVLVDHTTTSADLAVELAEACVKYGNHFIDAPVSGGQAGAENGVLTIMCGGEQSIFDRVSPAMDVYAKQMTLLGENGQGQRCKMVNQICIGGVLQGLSEALLLAQKSGLDIAQVVETLKHGAAGSWQMENRANTMAEDKFDFGFAIDWMRKDLGFCLQEAERVGLELPLTKKVDEQYADLQRDGLGRMDTSVLIKAVAKNQ